In a genomic window of Mageeibacillus indolicus UPII9-5:
- a CDS encoding RnfABCDGE type electron transport complex subunit D: protein MEEKFLNVSVSPHLHSPVTTTRLMGDVLIAMVPALIYAVWLYGFSALLMTAVSVVACVFFEWLSRRIMKRPGTIGDLSAAVTGVLLAFCLPANMPLYMVVVGDFVAIVIAKQFFGGIGMNFVNPALIGRIALSVSFAKAVAGVPKLSQSAAAVAAGFTAGDAVSSASPMQIMKGLVMEGHLNDISQANLVNWKGAILGLHTGSIGEVSIICLLIGLIYLLWRGVITWIIPVIYVASTFVLALLYSGNIMYAITSLLSGGLFLGAIFMATDYTTSPVTPKGKTIFALGCGFLTATIRYFGGMPEATAYSIVIMNLFVPYINGITIPLPFGVIKVKKRDAKKAAATK, encoded by the coding sequence ATGGAAGAAAAATTTTTGAATGTTTCAGTTTCGCCCCACCTTCACAGTCCGGTCACTACGACAAGATTAATGGGCGATGTTTTGATAGCGATGGTTCCGGCATTGATATACGCCGTTTGGCTGTACGGATTCAGCGCATTATTGATGACAGCAGTCTCGGTAGTTGCTTGTGTTTTCTTTGAATGGTTGAGCCGCCGCATAATGAAACGACCCGGGACAATCGGCGATTTAAGTGCAGCGGTTACCGGCGTTCTGCTAGCGTTTTGTCTGCCAGCCAACATGCCACTATACATGGTTGTCGTCGGGGATTTCGTGGCGATTGTAATTGCCAAACAATTTTTCGGCGGCATCGGTATGAATTTCGTCAATCCGGCATTGATCGGCCGTATTGCTTTGTCGGTGTCGTTCGCCAAAGCTGTGGCTGGAGTACCTAAGTTGTCACAATCGGCGGCGGCAGTGGCGGCCGGATTTACGGCCGGTGATGCCGTTTCCTCCGCTTCTCCTATGCAGATTATGAAAGGCCTTGTTATGGAGGGCCATCTGAACGATATTTCACAAGCTAACCTGGTAAATTGGAAAGGCGCAATACTTGGTCTGCACACCGGAAGCATCGGTGAAGTATCTATAATCTGCCTTCTCATTGGCTTGATCTATTTGCTGTGGCGCGGAGTCATTACTTGGATCATTCCGGTAATTTATGTTGCTTCAACCTTCGTGCTCGCTCTGCTTTACAGCGGAAATATAATGTACGCCATAACTTCATTGCTGAGCGGCGGATTGTTTTTGGGTGCTATTTTTATGGCTACCGACTACACAACTTCACCGGTTACGCCGAAAGGAAAAACAATTTTTGCTTTGGGCTGCGGCTTTTTGACCGCTACTATTCGTTATTTCGGCGGCATGCCGGAAGCGACGGCCTACAGCATTGTAATTATGAATTTATTCGTCCCGTACATCAACGGAATAACGATCCCGTTACCGTTCGGGGTAATTAAAGTAAAAAAGCGCGACGCCAAAAAGGCCGCCGCCACGAAATGA
- a CDS encoding RnfABCDGE type electron transport complex subunit G yields MLKMNPVAKAILQPTICLFVVCLITTFLLAVTNQATEPVIAANTKATAERIYKEMLPEVEEFTAQTTELNGKKYEVQVGKAGGKTIGYVFNTQTNGYGGPVVVLTAIKADGSIAGAQILEMQETAGLGMNASKPEFIDQYKGKKSKLHVVKDGASKDDEIQAISAATITSKAVTKSVNTAMDLFALVNGKEAK; encoded by the coding sequence ATGCTAAAAATGAATCCTGTAGCTAAAGCAATCCTTCAGCCGACAATCTGTCTTTTTGTGGTGTGCCTGATTACTACCTTCCTGCTAGCTGTGACCAACCAAGCTACTGAACCGGTTATTGCCGCCAACACCAAGGCCACTGCCGAGCGCATTTACAAAGAAATGCTGCCGGAAGTTGAAGAGTTTACTGCGCAGACGACAGAACTTAACGGTAAAAAATACGAAGTCCAAGTGGGTAAAGCCGGTGGAAAAACTATAGGCTACGTTTTTAATACTCAGACTAACGGCTATGGTGGTCCTGTGGTTGTTTTAACTGCTATAAAAGCTGACGGCTCAATTGCCGGAGCTCAGATTTTGGAAATGCAGGAAACGGCCGGCCTTGGTATGAATGCTTCCAAACCGGAGTTCATCGACCAATACAAGGGAAAGAAATCTAAACTGCACGTAGTCAAAGACGGCGCAAGCAAGGATGATGAGATTCAAGCGATTTCCGCTGCGACAATAACCAGTAAAGCAGTTACGAAAAGTGTCAATACCGCGATGGATCTTTTTGCGTTGGTTAACGGAAAGGAGGCTAAGTAA
- a CDS encoding electron transport complex protein RnfA, whose product MSTSLLFILFTAILTKNFVLAQFLGICPFLGVSKKLETAMGMSVAVIFVMVLATAVTFPINQYILEQFHMTYLQTLVFILVIAALVQVVEIVLKKFMPPLYQALGIYLPLITTNCAVLGVVLLNLKESYGYVQSLVNSFGAGVGFMLALFIFAGVRRHLETTNPPKFLQGLPIVLISASFVSMAFLGFAGIIDNIFK is encoded by the coding sequence ATGTCTACCTCGTTGCTATTCATTTTATTTACTGCCATTTTGACCAAAAACTTCGTTTTGGCGCAATTCCTAGGCATTTGCCCATTCCTTGGCGTTTCCAAAAAATTGGAAACCGCCATGGGCATGAGCGTAGCAGTTATTTTCGTCATGGTGCTGGCTACGGCGGTTACTTTCCCGATTAATCAATACATTCTGGAACAATTCCACATGACCTATCTCCAAACACTGGTCTTTATTTTGGTCATTGCCGCCTTGGTTCAGGTAGTAGAAATCGTCCTAAAAAAATTCATGCCGCCTCTTTACCAGGCTTTGGGCATATATTTGCCGTTGATCACCACCAACTGTGCCGTGTTGGGTGTTGTTTTGTTGAATTTGAAAGAAAGCTACGGCTATGTTCAATCTCTGGTCAATTCCTTCGGTGCGGGTGTCGGATTCATGCTTGCTCTGTTCATTTTCGCCGGAGTCAGAAGACATCTTGAGACGACTAATCCGCCCAAATTCTTGCAAGGCCTGCCGATCGTTCTGATCTCAGCATCATTTGTTTCTATGGCTTTCCTAGGCTTTGCCGGAATTATCGATAATATTTTCAAATAA
- a CDS encoding RnfABCDGE type electron transport complex subunit B, which translates to MNGLISVSVLALHPVLLAVILVAALGILLGLGIAVASYFLAVKEDPKAAELVEILPGANCGACGFSGCAGYAAALASGKEVNCGLCAPGGAKVAKLVAACMGTAAGSVKPECAQVLCQGNCNNMNKAFDYAGIQTCAAMSLVSHGPGACDFGCLGLGDCAAACPFDAIRVIDNLAVIRSDMCKGCKKCVSVCPQKIIKMFPREEKKATVYCNNQDKGPTARKACKTACIACGACVRSCPQKAIEIVDNHAVIDITKCTGCMTCVNKCPTSAILPQLIPAAAEE; encoded by the coding sequence ATGAACGGATTAATTAGTGTTTCAGTTTTGGCTCTTCACCCAGTTTTGTTAGCCGTTATTCTGGTTGCTGCGCTTGGCATTTTACTCGGATTGGGCATTGCTGTGGCTTCGTATTTCCTCGCAGTGAAAGAAGATCCTAAAGCGGCCGAGCTGGTGGAAATCCTGCCCGGTGCTAACTGCGGTGCGTGTGGTTTTTCCGGCTGTGCTGGATATGCAGCTGCCTTGGCTTCCGGAAAAGAAGTCAACTGCGGTTTGTGTGCGCCTGGCGGAGCGAAAGTTGCTAAGTTAGTTGCTGCCTGCATGGGTACCGCGGCCGGGTCTGTAAAGCCGGAATGTGCTCAGGTACTTTGCCAAGGTAATTGCAACAACATGAATAAGGCTTTTGACTATGCAGGCATACAAACATGTGCCGCAATGTCTTTAGTTAGCCACGGTCCCGGGGCCTGTGATTTTGGCTGCCTTGGATTGGGCGACTGTGCGGCCGCTTGCCCGTTTGATGCTATTCGGGTTATTGATAATTTGGCGGTTATTCGCTCCGACATGTGCAAAGGTTGCAAAAAATGCGTTTCCGTTTGCCCGCAAAAAATCATCAAAATGTTCCCACGTGAAGAGAAAAAGGCAACCGTATATTGCAACAACCAAGACAAGGGACCGACAGCGAGAAAAGCCTGCAAAACCGCATGTATTGCTTGTGGTGCTTGCGTGCGCAGCTGCCCGCAGAAAGCGATTGAAATTGTTGACAACCATGCGGTTATTGACATCACAAAATGCACTGGCTGCATGACCTGTGTCAATAAATGTCCGACTTCAGCCATCTTGCCACAGCTGATTCCGGCCGCCGCAGAAGAATAA
- a CDS encoding SPFH domain-containing protein encodes MAIIDVVRFDGLRNRDWLVYKFPSDELVYGTRLIVQQGQVAILVRGGAIADMFSPGAYTLTSENLPILKALVNLPYGGRTPFSVEVYFINTLVKLDVHWGTSDPIQLIDPKYHVKLRVRAFGQMGMRIVDAKEFFSQLVGAIPFGDLVKIDKINEYYRGILVIKVKAAIAGAIIEAKISALDISTQLEAISAKVKEQISSSFLTYGMTVVNFFIESINFPDEDFAQINKLLEDRAAFEIMGEERYLTKRALDVYEGAANNKGGTAGAFVAGGLGLGAALNLGAAMQKRVGNPLDPGKSAFCTTCGAKLPPKAKFCAECGTKVVAVSAFCECGAKLSKTAKFCPECGKKVGGETNEPGQGDPT; translated from the coding sequence ATGGCAATAATTGATGTTGTACGTTTTGATGGCTTGAGAAACCGTGATTGGCTGGTATATAAATTCCCTTCAGATGAATTGGTGTACGGTACTCGTTTGATTGTTCAACAGGGGCAGGTAGCGATTTTGGTACGCGGCGGTGCCATTGCGGACATGTTTTCCCCCGGGGCCTATACTTTAACGAGCGAAAACTTGCCAATTTTAAAGGCTCTGGTCAACCTTCCCTACGGCGGACGAACTCCTTTCAGTGTCGAAGTTTATTTTATTAATACTTTGGTAAAGCTGGATGTACACTGGGGAACGAGCGACCCGATACAGCTTATTGATCCTAAATATCATGTAAAACTGAGAGTTCGCGCTTTCGGGCAAATGGGTATGAGAATTGTTGATGCCAAAGAGTTTTTCTCTCAACTCGTTGGGGCCATACCGTTCGGCGACTTGGTAAAAATTGATAAAATAAATGAGTATTACCGCGGTATTTTGGTGATTAAGGTCAAGGCGGCCATCGCCGGGGCGATAATAGAAGCCAAAATTTCCGCTCTGGATATTTCAACTCAACTTGAAGCCATTTCGGCAAAAGTCAAGGAACAAATAAGCTCCAGTTTCTTGACTTACGGCATGACAGTGGTCAACTTTTTTATCGAATCAATCAATTTCCCGGATGAAGATTTTGCTCAAATTAATAAGCTTTTAGAAGATCGGGCAGCTTTTGAAATCATGGGTGAAGAACGTTACTTGACTAAGCGTGCGCTTGATGTGTATGAGGGTGCAGCCAATAACAAAGGCGGAACAGCAGGAGCTTTTGTTGCTGGCGGACTTGGCCTCGGTGCGGCACTCAACCTTGGCGCGGCAATGCAAAAAAGAGTTGGCAATCCGCTTGACCCGGGGAAATCAGCCTTTTGCACCACTTGCGGAGCTAAGCTGCCACCCAAAGCCAAATTTTGTGCTGAGTGTGGAACTAAGGTTGTTGCGGTATCAGCGTTTTGCGAATGTGGAGCTAAGCTTAGTAAGACAGCTAAATTCTGCCCCGAATGCGGCAAGAAGGTTGGTGGTGAAACGAACGAGCCTGGACAGGGTGACCCGACATGA
- a CDS encoding TM2 domain-containing protein has translation MNVNRCPQCGASIGVGEVECRYCGERFSPNARQQTWQPQSQQSQGQQAGFTNGATYTGAGSQGQPQIVIQQNFGGGPTAPGVGYGYGYGAYPMWPQKSKLAAILLAFFLGGLGAHWFYLGRSGKGVLYFCLLFVGGLSILLAFIDTIVFILTDRERFEMKHQVRLS, from the coding sequence ATGAACGTTAACAGATGTCCTCAATGCGGTGCTTCAATAGGCGTAGGCGAGGTTGAATGTCGCTATTGCGGCGAACGGTTTTCTCCCAATGCGAGACAGCAGACTTGGCAACCACAATCTCAACAATCGCAAGGACAACAAGCCGGCTTTACTAATGGAGCTACATATACAGGTGCAGGTAGCCAAGGACAGCCACAAATTGTTATTCAGCAAAACTTCGGCGGCGGACCAACAGCCCCTGGTGTCGGCTACGGCTACGGCTACGGTGCCTACCCGATGTGGCCACAAAAAAGCAAGCTGGCAGCCATATTATTAGCATTTTTCTTAGGTGGCTTGGGTGCACATTGGTTTTATCTTGGCCGGAGCGGCAAAGGAGTATTATATTTCTGCTTGCTTTTTGTTGGAGGACTTTCTATCCTTTTGGCTTTTATCGATACAATTGTATTTATTTTAACTGATAGAGAAAGATTTGAAATGAAGCATCAAGTGCGTTTAAGCTAA
- the rpsJ gene encoding 30S ribosomal protein S10, protein MAVNQKIRIRLKAFDHNLLDQSAARIVDTAKGTGASVSGPIPLPTEKEITTILRSPHKHKDAREQFELRIHKRLIDVLAPNQKTVESLMKLDIPAGVNIEIKL, encoded by the coding sequence ATGGCAGTAAATCAAAAGATTAGAATCAGACTTAAAGCGTTCGACCACAATTTGCTTGATCAGAGCGCGGCACGAATCGTTGATACGGCAAAAGGCACCGGAGCAAGCGTGTCCGGCCCTATCCCGCTTCCAACTGAGAAAGAAATTACGACAATTCTGCGTTCGCCGCATAAACACAAGGACGCCCGCGAACAATTCGAATTGCGGATCCACAAACGCCTGATTGATGTTTTGGCACCTAATCAAAAAACGGTTGAATCTCTGATGAAATTGGACATTCCGGCCGGTGTAAACATTGAAATTAAGCTCTAA
- the rplC gene encoding 50S ribosomal protein L3: protein MEKFMLGRKAGMTQLFDENGVAVPVTVIECGPVQVVQKKTVEVDGYSAVKVGFADKKETAVNKPDLGQFKKAGISPKRFLKEFVVAENNEFAAGQELKVSDFFAVGDRVDVSGVSKGKGYQGNVKRHGQKGGPQAHGSKYHRRVGSMGPNTWPGRVFKGKKMPGQMGNVNVTVQNLDVVLVDGERNIIALKGAVPGPRGGYLSIKETVKAK, encoded by the coding sequence ATGGAAAAGTTCATGCTTGGAAGAAAAGCAGGAATGACCCAACTGTTCGATGAAAACGGCGTAGCGGTTCCGGTTACCGTCATTGAGTGCGGTCCGGTGCAAGTCGTTCAAAAGAAAACAGTTGAGGTTGACGGTTACAGCGCCGTAAAGGTCGGTTTCGCAGATAAAAAAGAAACTGCAGTTAATAAACCGGATCTTGGTCAATTCAAAAAAGCGGGCATCAGCCCTAAGCGTTTCCTGAAGGAATTCGTAGTTGCCGAAAACAATGAGTTTGCTGCCGGACAAGAGTTGAAAGTCAGCGATTTCTTTGCAGTAGGAGATCGGGTAGACGTCAGCGGTGTATCCAAAGGTAAAGGCTACCAAGGTAACGTGAAACGTCATGGCCAAAAGGGCGGTCCGCAGGCACACGGTTCCAAATACCATCGCCGTGTCGGTTCAATGGGTCCTAACACTTGGCCTGGCCGTGTGTTTAAAGGCAAGAAAATGCCGGGACAGATGGGCAATGTTAACGTTACAGTGCAAAATTTGGACGTCGTCCTTGTTGACGGTGAACGCAATATTATCGCATTGAAGGGGGCAGTTCCCGGCCCACGCGGCGGTTATCTTTCGATCAAAGAAACCGTCAAAGCAAAATAA
- the rplD gene encoding 50S ribosomal protein L4, whose amino-acid sequence MAKVDVYNLDGAVIGQIELSDAVFGIEPNQSVMHQVVKNQLANRRQGTGSTKTRSEVSGGGKRPWRQKGTGRARHGSTRSAQYVGGGIIFGPKPRDYHYTVSKKVRRLAIKSALSTKLQEKQLIVVENFELAEAKTKNFVTALKKLNVTDRVLVVENEKNVNLELAARNIAKVQLSRANTINVFDLLKNEVLLISKAAVEKIQEVYA is encoded by the coding sequence ATGGCAAAAGTTGATGTATATAACCTCGATGGTGCCGTAATCGGTCAGATTGAGCTTTCCGACGCCGTTTTCGGCATAGAACCCAATCAATCGGTTATGCATCAGGTTGTAAAAAACCAATTGGCAAATCGCCGTCAAGGCACCGGATCCACCAAGACCAGAAGTGAAGTTAGTGGTGGCGGCAAGCGTCCTTGGCGTCAAAAAGGAACCGGTCGCGCACGTCACGGTTCAACTCGCTCGGCACAATATGTAGGCGGCGGAATTATCTTCGGGCCAAAACCGAGAGACTATCACTACACTGTATCCAAAAAGGTTCGCCGTCTGGCGATTAAATCCGCTTTGTCGACGAAGTTGCAGGAAAAACAGCTGATCGTGGTTGAGAACTTTGAACTGGCTGAAGCAAAAACAAAGAATTTTGTAACAGCTCTCAAGAAATTAAACGTTACCGATCGCGTGCTCGTTGTAGAAAACGAGAAGAACGTCAATTTGGAATTGGCGGCCCGCAATATCGCCAAGGTACAGCTGTCTCGTGCCAACACGATCAATGTATTCGATTTGTTAAAGAACGAAGTACTGTTGATTTCCAAGGCGGCAGTAGAGAAAATCCAGGAGGTGTATGCGTAA
- the rplW gene encoding 50S ribosomal protein L23, translating into MRTPQDIIIKPIITERTSMDAANGRYAFVVAKTATKPEIRQAVEQLFEVKVLSVNTANYDGKTKRVGVHVGTTSAWKKATVKIDIEPKDDSFLVKGGKLSTNSKKYKTSIEDFGFMQ; encoded by the coding sequence ATGAGAACCCCACAAGATATCATCATTAAGCCGATTATTACGGAACGTACTTCTATGGATGCCGCAAATGGCCGCTACGCTTTTGTAGTAGCTAAGACTGCGACCAAACCCGAAATCCGTCAAGCCGTCGAACAGCTTTTCGAAGTGAAAGTTTTGAGCGTCAATACAGCTAACTATGACGGTAAAACCAAACGTGTTGGAGTTCACGTCGGTACAACCTCCGCTTGGAAGAAAGCGACGGTAAAAATCGATATCGAACCCAAGGATGATAGCTTCTTAGTAAAAGGTGGCAAACTTTCCACTAATAGTAAGAAGTATAAGACCTCAATTGAAGATTTCGGCTTCATGCAATAA
- the rplB gene encoding 50S ribosomal protein L2 has translation MPVKSYNPTSPARRNMSVADFSQLTKKKPEKKLTATKSKSGGRNSYGRITVRHIGGGNRRKIRLIDWKRNKDNVPAKVEALEYDPNRTAHLALLLYADGERRYILAPQGLKVGHKIMSGVEADILPGNSLPLDNIPVGTEIHNIEMKPGKGAQMVRTAGGVAQLMAKENGFAQVRLPSGEVRMVSVLCRATIGTVGNSEHENVKLGKAGRKRHLGVRPTVRGVVMNPNDHPHGGGEGKSPVGLPGPVTPWGVPTLGKKTRKHKKLSNKYIVKRRK, from the coding sequence ATGCCAGTAAAAAGCTATAATCCTACTTCTCCTGCCAGACGTAATATGTCAGTCGCTGATTTTTCTCAGTTGACCAAGAAAAAACCGGAGAAGAAACTTACGGCAACCAAAAGCAAAAGCGGTGGTCGTAACTCATATGGAAGAATAACCGTTCGCCACATCGGCGGCGGAAACCGCAGAAAAATCCGTCTAATCGACTGGAAACGCAATAAAGACAATGTTCCGGCCAAGGTTGAGGCACTAGAGTACGATCCGAACCGTACCGCACATTTGGCTCTGCTGCTGTATGCTGACGGCGAACGCCGTTACATCTTGGCTCCACAAGGGCTAAAGGTTGGCCATAAAATCATGAGCGGCGTAGAAGCTGATATCCTGCCGGGCAATAGCCTTCCTTTGGATAACATTCCGGTAGGTACGGAAATACACAACATTGAAATGAAACCCGGCAAAGGTGCCCAAATGGTGCGTACCGCCGGTGGAGTTGCACAACTGATGGCTAAAGAAAACGGCTTTGCACAAGTTCGTCTGCCTTCTGGTGAAGTTAGAATGGTGTCTGTTCTTTGCCGTGCCACAATCGGAACTGTCGGTAATTCCGAACACGAAAACGTTAAACTCGGTAAAGCCGGTCGTAAACGTCATCTTGGCGTTCGTCCGACCGTCCGTGGTGTTGTTATGAACCCGAACGATCACCCCCATGGTGGTGGTGAAGGTAAGTCACCTGTCGGTCTGCCGGGTCCTGTAACCCCCTGGGGCGTTCCGACCTTGGGTAAAAAGACACGCAAGCACAAGAAGCTGTCTAATAAGTATATTGTTAAGAGAAGAAAATAA
- the rpsS gene encoding 30S ribosomal protein S19, giving the protein MSRSVKKGYFVEESLMKKINDMNSRNEKNVVKTWSRASTIFPEMVGHTIAVHDGKKHVPVYVTEDMVGHKLGEFAPTRTFKGHAGSDKSSGK; this is encoded by the coding sequence ATGAGTAGATCAGTTAAAAAGGGTTACTTCGTTGAAGAATCCTTGATGAAAAAAATCAACGACATGAACAGCCGTAATGAAAAAAATGTCGTAAAAACCTGGTCACGGGCATCTACCATCTTCCCCGAGATGGTAGGACATACGATCGCTGTTCATGACGGGAAAAAACATGTTCCGGTATATGTAACTGAGGATATGGTCGGTCACAAGCTCGGTGAATTCGCTCCTACCAGAACCTTCAAAGGTCACGCCGGTTCAGATAAGTCTTCGGGCAAATAG
- the rplV gene encoding 50S ribosomal protein L22: MEKKVMSKDYMLNNRDEILAKYNTARSKSRKAPLLTKKERKVLGIGKDQGLATAKNVRIAPRKVNIVIKLIKNKSLNEALAILQYTPKAASVVLTKLLKSAEANAVNNNELNSDNLYVTSCFANPGPVLKRIMPRARGSANRINKRTSHVTVVLKEKK, translated from the coding sequence TTGGAAAAGAAAGTTATGAGCAAAGATTATATGCTCAACAATCGCGATGAAATTCTCGCAAAATATAACACCGCCAGATCCAAATCCCGCAAAGCTCCTTTGCTCACTAAGAAGGAACGAAAGGTTTTAGGAATCGGTAAGGATCAAGGCTTGGCCACGGCCAAAAATGTTCGTATTGCCCCGCGGAAGGTTAACATCGTTATAAAGCTGATTAAGAACAAGTCTTTAAACGAAGCTTTGGCGATTTTGCAGTACACACCTAAAGCTGCTTCGGTTGTTTTAACTAAATTGTTAAAGTCAGCTGAGGCGAACGCCGTTAATAATAACGAGCTTAACAGTGACAATCTGTATGTAACTTCCTGTTTTGCCAATCCGGGTCCTGTTCTCAAGCGGATTATGCCCCGTGCCCGCGGCAGCGCCAACCGGATTAACAAAAGGACTTCACACGTAACAGTAGTCCTTAAAGAGAAAAAGTAA
- the rpsC gene encoding 30S ribosomal protein S3, producing the protein MGQKVNPNGFRVGVIRDWNTRWYADKKDFSRYLVQDNSIRKFVKKECYVAGVSSIEIERKGDDRTEITIHTAKPGIIIGAKGAGIEALKKKLLAEFGINFFINVLEVKGVDTDAQLVAENIAAQLEKRISFRRAMKQAMGRAMKTGAKGIKTQVSGRIGGAEIARTEHYHDGTIPLQTLRADIKYGFAEADTTYGRLGVKVWIYKGEVLAAKKQETKKGGQA; encoded by the coding sequence ATGGGTCAAAAAGTTAATCCTAACGGCTTTCGCGTCGGCGTAATTAGAGACTGGAATACCAGATGGTATGCCGATAAGAAAGATTTCAGTCGTTATCTGGTACAAGACAACAGTATTCGTAAGTTCGTTAAAAAAGAGTGTTATGTAGCCGGTGTTTCAAGCATTGAAATTGAACGTAAGGGCGATGACCGCACGGAAATTACTATTCACACGGCTAAACCGGGCATCATTATCGGAGCCAAGGGCGCCGGTATCGAAGCTCTCAAGAAAAAACTTTTGGCGGAGTTTGGCATCAATTTCTTCATCAACGTCTTGGAAGTAAAAGGTGTTGACACCGATGCTCAATTGGTTGCGGAAAATATTGCCGCTCAACTGGAAAAACGTATTAGCTTCCGTCGGGCGATGAAACAAGCGATGGGTCGCGCCATGAAGACCGGAGCAAAAGGAATTAAAACTCAGGTAAGTGGTCGTATAGGTGGGGCAGAAATTGCCCGTACTGAGCACTATCACGACGGTACCATCCCACTTCAAACTTTGCGCGCTGACATCAAATACGGTTTCGCTGAGGCCGATACCACTTATGGCCGCCTTGGCGTTAAAGTTTGGATTTACAAAGGTGAAGTTTTAGCCGCCAAAAAGCAAGAAACTAAAAAAGGAGGTCAGGCCTGA
- the rplP gene encoding 50S ribosomal protein L16: MLLPKRVKYRRVHRGRMTGKATRGNFVSYGEYGLEALEPCWIKSNQIESARIAINRHLKRGGKVWIKIFPHKPVTKKPAEVRMGSGKGSPEFWVAVVKPGRILFEVAGVSDEDAKEALRLASHKLPCKTRIVKKEVAAQ; this comes from the coding sequence ATGTTACTCCCGAAAAGAGTTAAATATAGAAGAGTTCATCGCGGTCGTATGACCGGTAAGGCTACTCGCGGTAACTTCGTTTCTTATGGCGAGTACGGCCTCGAGGCCTTGGAGCCTTGCTGGATCAAGTCCAATCAGATTGAGTCCGCTCGTATTGCTATCAACCGTCACCTCAAGAGAGGCGGTAAAGTGTGGATAAAGATTTTCCCGCACAAACCGGTTACCAAAAAGCCTGCTGAGGTTCGGATGGGTTCAGGTAAAGGTTCGCCTGAATTCTGGGTAGCAGTTGTCAAACCGGGAAGAATTCTGTTTGAAGTTGCCGGTGTGTCTGATGAAGACGCAAAAGAAGCATTGCGTTTGGCATCTCATAAACTGCCATGCAAGACAAGAATTGTTAAAAAGGAGGTCGCTGCACAATGA
- the rpmC gene encoding 50S ribosomal protein L29, with protein MKAEDLRKQSKEELEQELAALKEQLFKLRFRHATKQLENPVQIRTVKRDIARVCTVLRQFELNADK; from the coding sequence ATGAAAGCTGAAGATTTACGTAAGCAATCAAAAGAAGAATTAGAGCAGGAGCTCGCAGCTTTAAAAGAGCAGCTCTTCAAACTGAGATTCCGTCATGCTACAAAGCAGTTGGAGAATCCGGTTCAAATCCGCACGGTAAAACGTGACATTGCTAGAGTATGTACCGTTTTGCGTCAATTCGAGCTGAATGCTGATAAATAA
- the rpsQ gene encoding 30S ribosomal protein S17, translated as MALERNLRKQRVGMVTSDKMDKTIVVSVTEKVKHPLYKKFVTRTVKFKAHDENNECQEGDRVRIMETRPLSKDKRWRLVNIVEKAK; from the coding sequence ATGGCATTGGAAAGAAATCTGCGTAAACAACGCGTTGGCATGGTAACCTCCGACAAAATGGACAAGACCATTGTCGTGAGTGTTACTGAGAAAGTTAAACACCCGCTGTACAAGAAATTTGTTACCAGAACTGTTAAGTTCAAGGCGCATGACGAGAACAACGAGTGCCAAGAGGGTGACCGTGTCAGAATCATGGAAACTCGTCCATTATCAAAAGATAAACGTTGGCGCTTAGTAAACATTGTCGAAAAGGCGAAATAA
- the rplN gene encoding 50S ribosomal protein L14 — MIQVQTILKSADNTGARELMCIKVMGGSWRKFANIGDVIICSVKDAAPGGVVKKGDVVKAVIVRSKKGLRRNDGSYIKFDENAAVLIKDDKNPQGTRIFGPIARELRERDYMKILSLAPEVL, encoded by the coding sequence ATGATTCAAGTTCAAACAATCCTCAAATCTGCAGATAACACCGGGGCCAGAGAACTGATGTGCATCAAAGTAATGGGCGGCTCATGGCGCAAATTCGCCAATATCGGTGATGTTATTATCTGTTCAGTTAAAGATGCTGCTCCCGGTGGTGTAGTGAAAAAAGGTGATGTAGTAAAGGCTGTTATCGTTCGCAGCAAAAAAGGTTTGCGCCGCAACGACGGTTCGTATATCAAATTTGATGAGAACGCAGCTGTTTTGATTAAAGACGATAAGAACCCTCAAGGAACGCGTATTTTCGGGCCAATCGCTCGTGAGTTACGTGAGCGTGATTACATGAAGATTCTGTCTTTAGCACCGGAAGTACTTTAA